The following coding sequences lie in one Zingiber officinale cultivar Zhangliang chromosome 2B, Zo_v1.1, whole genome shotgun sequence genomic window:
- the LOC122045295 gene encoding protein phosphatase inhibitor 2-like isoform X3 gives MRPQVRWNEDNLYEIEANKPVRQKITEPKTPYHPMVEDDACLSPRRAFDECLEKEEAMGITSDDSSSSRKFFSENGAWTSMGVETNAMEQDEDSEMDKSRLSFKEHRKAHYDEFRKVKELIRSGSLTDVKATEDHNQKEYTKAIV, from the exons ATGAG GCCTCAAGTGAGATGGAATGAAGACAACTTGTATGAAATTGAAGCCAATAAACCAGTGAGGCAGAAAATAACTGAACCtaaaacaccttatcatcctATGGTTGAGGATGATG CTTGTTTATCGCCAAGAAGAGCTTTTGATGAATGCTTGGAAAAGGAAGAAGCTATGGGTATCACTTCAGATGATTCGTCTTCTTCAAGGAAATTTTTTTCTGAGAATGGTGCTTGGACATCTATGGGAGTGGAAACTAATGCCATGGAGCAAGATGAAG ATTCTGAAATGGATAAATCAAGACTAAGTTTCAAGGAGCATCGCAAGGCTCACTATGATGAATTTCGGAAGGTAAAGGAGCTCATACGGTCAGGATCCCTCACAGATGTCAAAGCAACTGAAGATCATAATCAGAAAGAATACACCAAGGCAATAGTTTGA
- the LOC122045295 gene encoding protein phosphatase inhibitor 2-like isoform X2, whose protein sequence is MSRPQVRWNEDNLYEIEANKPVRQKITEPKTPYHPMVEDDACLSPRRAFDECLEKEEAMGITSDDSSSSRKFFSENGAWTSMGVETNAMEQDEDSEMDKSRLSFKEHRKAHYDEFRKVKELIRSGSLTDVKATEDHNQKEYTKAIV, encoded by the exons ATGAG TAGGCCTCAAGTGAGATGGAATGAAGACAACTTGTATGAAATTGAAGCCAATAAACCAGTGAGGCAGAAAATAACTGAACCtaaaacaccttatcatcctATGGTTGAGGATGATG CTTGTTTATCGCCAAGAAGAGCTTTTGATGAATGCTTGGAAAAGGAAGAAGCTATGGGTATCACTTCAGATGATTCGTCTTCTTCAAGGAAATTTTTTTCTGAGAATGGTGCTTGGACATCTATGGGAGTGGAAACTAATGCCATGGAGCAAGATGAAG ATTCTGAAATGGATAAATCAAGACTAAGTTTCAAGGAGCATCGCAAGGCTCACTATGATGAATTTCGGAAGGTAAAGGAGCTCATACGGTCAGGATCCCTCACAGATGTCAAAGCAACTGAAGATCATAATCAGAAAGAATACACCAAGGCAATAGTTTGA
- the LOC122045295 gene encoding protein phosphatase inhibitor 2-like isoform X1: protein MYFSMLDNINLKSCVLCISFSRPQVRWNEDNLYEIEANKPVRQKITEPKTPYHPMVEDDACLSPRRAFDECLEKEEAMGITSDDSSSSRKFFSENGAWTSMGVETNAMEQDEDSEMDKSRLSFKEHRKAHYDEFRKVKELIRSGSLTDVKATEDHNQKEYTKAIV from the exons ATGTATTTCTCCATGTTGGATAATATAAACCTTAAGAGTTGCGTATTATGTATATCTTTTAGTAGGCCTCAAGTGAGATGGAATGAAGACAACTTGTATGAAATTGAAGCCAATAAACCAGTGAGGCAGAAAATAACTGAACCtaaaacaccttatcatcctATGGTTGAGGATGATG CTTGTTTATCGCCAAGAAGAGCTTTTGATGAATGCTTGGAAAAGGAAGAAGCTATGGGTATCACTTCAGATGATTCGTCTTCTTCAAGGAAATTTTTTTCTGAGAATGGTGCTTGGACATCTATGGGAGTGGAAACTAATGCCATGGAGCAAGATGAAG ATTCTGAAATGGATAAATCAAGACTAAGTTTCAAGGAGCATCGCAAGGCTCACTATGATGAATTTCGGAAGGTAAAGGAGCTCATACGGTCAGGATCCCTCACAGATGTCAAAGCAACTGAAGATCATAATCAGAAAGAATACACCAAGGCAATAGTTTGA
- the LOC122048988 gene encoding adenylate kinase 4-like has product MASGGKVVLEDVTSLDLMTELLRRMRCASKPEKRLIFIGPLGSGKSTQSLIIKDEYCLCHLATGGMLRAAVAAKTPLGIKAKEAMDKGDLVPEDLVVAIIDEAIKRPSCQKGFILEWFPRTVVQAEKIDGMLAKQGAKIDKVLNFAIDDAILEERITGRWIHPSSGRTYHTKFAPPKVPGVDDVSGEPLIKKKDDTAEVLKSKLESFHRQTEPVIDYYSKKGIVGQLHAENPPKELTDEVHKALS; this is encoded by the exons ATGGCGAGCGGCGGGAAAGTGGTTCTCGAGGACGTTACTTCGCTGGATCTGATGACGGAGCTGCTCCGCCGCATGAGGTGCGCCTCCAAGCCCGAGAAGCGACTCATCTTTATAG GTCCACTGGGTTCTGGAAAGAGCACCCAATCTCTTATTATTAAGGATGAATACTGCTTGTGTCATTTGGCAACTGGTGGCATGTTGAGAGCTGCTGTGGCTGCTAAAACCCCTTTAGGTATTAAAGCTAAAGAAGCTATGGATAAG GGGGATCTTGTTCCTGAGGATTTGGTTGTTGCGATTATTGATGAGGCCATAAAAAGGCCATCATGCCAGAAGGGTTTCATTCTTGAATGGTTCCCTAGGACAGTAGTTCAAGCAGAAAAA ATCGATGGCATGCTGGCAAAACAAGGTGCCAAGATTGACAAGGTGCTGAACTTTGCAATTGATGATGCCATTTTGGAGGAAAGAATTACTGGGAGATGGATCCATCCATCTAGTGGCAGGACTTATCATACAAAGTTTGCTCCTCCAAAGGTTCCTGGTGTCGATGAT GTGTCTGGAGAACCCTTGATTAAGAAGAAAGATGACACAGCTGAAGTCCTGAAATCAAAGCTTGAATCTTTTCATAGGCAAACCGAACCC GTTATCGACTACTACTCGAAAAAGGGCATTGTTGGTCAGCTTCATGCCGAGAATCCCCCCAAAGAACTCACCGATGAGGTGCACAAAGCTCTTTCCTAA